The following DNA comes from Streptomyces sp. Ag109_O5-10.
TCCGCGTCCTTCGCCTGCCGGACGACCGGGTCGAAGACGGCCAGCGACTCGTCCAGCGAGCGGTTGAGGTTGGCCTTGGCGAAGGACTCGGTGGCGCTGGCGAAGACGGCGACCCGGCGGGCGCCCAGGGCAAGGGCGCGGTCCAGCCCCCGCTGGTTGGGGACGAGGACGGGGAGGGCGACCCCCGGCAGATCGGCGAGCTGTGGGAACAGGTCCTCCGCGTCCGCCAGTTGGGGCACCCACTTCGGGTGCACGAAGCTGGTCGCCTCGATCGTCGTCAGGCCCGCGTCGGCCAGACGGTGCACGAACTCGGCCTTCACCGACGTCGGTACGGCCGTCTTCTCGTTCTGCAGGCCGTCGCGGGCCCCGACCTCGTGGATCCGGACCCGGGCGGGCAGATCGGTGGCCGGTACGACCATGGGGAGGGCGCTCTCCGGGGCGGTCATGCCGTCTCCTCCTCGTGCGGGGCGATCACGGCCAGCACCTGGTCCATGGCGACCGTGGCGCCGGGCGTCACGTCGAGTTCGGCGACCGTGCCGGCGTGCGGGGCGGAGATGACGTGCTCCATCTTCATCGCCTCCACCACCAGCAGGCTCTGCCCGGCGGTGACCTCGTCGCCGACGGCGACCTTCACGACGGTCACCGTGCCGGGCATGGGCGCGGTGAGGGAGTCGGCGCCGGCGTGCGCGGTGCGGTTCAGCGAGGCGGCGACCGGGTCGTGGTCGCGGACCTGCCAGGCGTCGCCGTCGCGGCCGAGCCAGTCGGCGGTGTGCCGGAAGCTGTGCCGGACGCCGTCCAGCGTCACCGACACGCGGTCGGCGGTGACGGTGTGCGTGCCGCGCGGGGTGTACTCCACCGGGTCCTGCACCCGGAGGTGGAAGGCGACCGGCTTGGGAGTACCGCCGAGCCGCCAGCCGCTGGGCACCGAGAAGGGGTCCGTCCAGCGCCCGTCCGCCGCGAGCGGCCGCAGCGCCTCGAGCCGTACGGCCGCCGCCGCCTCGTACACCTCGTCCGGTACGTCGTGGGTGACCAGTTCGTCCACCACCCGCTCGACCAGGCCGGTGTCCAACTCGCCCGCCACCACCGCCGGATGGGCAAGGAGGCGGCGCAGGAAACCCGCATTGGTCTGCACGCCGAGGGTGACCGTCTCCGCGAGGGCCCCGCGCAGCTTCCGGAGCGAGGTCTCCCGGTCCGGGCCGTACGCGATCACCTTGGACAGCATCGGGTCGTACAGGCTGCCGACCTCGGAGCCCTCGCTGAGCCCGGAGTCGGTGCGGACGCCGTCGCCCTGCGGTTCGCGCAGCAGCAGCACGGTGCCGCCGGTGGGCAGGAAGCCGCGCGCCGGGTCCTCGGCGCAGATCCGGGCCTCGACCGCGTGCCCGGTGAGCCGGACGTCCTCCTGCGCGAACCCGAGCCGCTCCCCGGCCGCCACCCGCAGCTGCCACTCCACCAGGTCGAGTCCGGTGACGAGTTCGGTGACCGGGTGCTCCACCTGGAGGCGGGTGTTCATCTCCATGAAGTAGTACGACGACGGGTCGCCGCCCGGCACGATGAACTCCACCGTGCCCGCTCCCCGGTACCCGCACGAGCGCGCCGCCTGCACCGCGGCCTCGCCCATCGCCGCCCGCGTCGCCTCGTCGAGGAGCACGCTGGGCGCCTCCTCGATCACCTTCTGGTGCCGGCGCTGGAGCGAGCACTCGCGCTCGCCGAGGTGGACGACGTTGCCGTGGCCGTCGGCCAGGACCTGGATCTCGATGTGCCGGGGCCGGTCGACCCACCGCTCGACGAGGAGGGTGTCGTCGCCGAAGGAGGCGCGGGCCTCGCGGCGGGCGGCGGCGATCTCCTCGTCCAGAAGGGTCAGGTCGCGCACCAGCCGCATGCCCTTGCCGCCGCCGCCCGCGGACGGCTTGAGGAGCACGGGTGCCCCCAACGCGCGGGCGGCCTCGGCGAGTTCGGGGTCACGGCCGCCGGGCACCACCGGCACCCCGGCCGCGGCGACCGTCTCCTTGGCGCGGATCTTGTCGCCCATCAGCGCGATGGCGTCCGCGGGCGGGCCGATGAAGACCAGCCCGGCCTCCTCGCAGGCTCGCGCGAAGGCCGCGTTCTCGGCGAGGAAGCCGTACCCCGGGTGGACCGCCTGGGCGCCGCTGGTCGCGGCCGCCGCCAGCAGCCGCGGCACGGACAGATAGCTCTCGGCCGCCGGTGCCGGACCGATCCGGACCGCGGTGTCGGCCTCCCGGACGTGCCGCGCGTCCGCGTCCGCGTCGGAGTACACGGCCACCGAGCGGACGCCCAGCGAGCGGAGCGTACGGATGACCCGGACGGCGATCTCGCCCCGGTTGGCCACGAGTACGGTGTCGAACACGAGTCCCCTCCTCACATCCGGAAGACGCCGAACCGGGGTTCACCCAGCGGCGCGTTGCCACAGGCCGTCAGGGCCAGTCCCAGCACCTGCCGGGTGTCGAGGGGGTCGATGACCCCGTCGTCCCACAGGCGGGCGGTCGCGTAGTAGGCGTTGCCCTGCCGCTCGTACTGGGCGCGGACGGGGGCCTTGAAGGCCTCCTCGTCCTCGGCCGGCCAGTCCTCGCCGCGGGCCGCCAGCTGGTCGCGCTTGACCGTGGCGAGGACGCTGGCCGCCTGCTCGCCGCCCATGACGGAGATCTTGGCGTTGGGCCACATCCACAGGAAGCGGGGGGAGTAGGCCCGGCCGCACATGGAGTAGTTCCCGGCGCCGTACGAGCCGCCGACCACCACCGTCAGCTTCGGCACCCGCGTGCACGCCACCGCCGTGACCATCTTCGCGCCGTGCTTGGCGATGCCGCCGGCCTCGTAGTCCTTGCCGACCATGAAGCCGGAGATGTTCTGCAGGAAGACGAGCGGGATGCCGCGCTGGTCGCACAGCTCGATGAAGTGGGCGCCCTTCTGGGCGGACTCGGAGAACAGGATGCCGTTGTTGGCGACGATGCCGACCGGGTGGCCGTGGATGCGGGCGAAGCCGGTGACCAGGGTCTGCCCGAACTCCGCCTTGAACTCGGCGAACCGGGAGCCGTCGACGACCCGCGCGATGATCTCGCGGACGTCGTAGGGGGTCCGGGAGTCGACGGGGACGGCGCCGTACAGGCCGTAGGGGTCCACCTTGGGCTCGGTGACGGGCGCGACCTCCCAGGGAAGCGCCCGCCGGGCCGGGAGGGTGGCGGCGATGTTCCGGACGATCCTGAGCGCGTGCGCGTCGTCCTCGGCGAGGTGGTCGGTGACGCCGGAGACACGGGAGTGCACCTCGCCGCCGCCCAGCTCCTCGGCGGTGACGACCTCACCGGTGGCGGCCTTCACCAGCGGGGGGCCGCCCAGGAAGATCGTCCCCTGGTTCCGGACGATGACCGCCTCGTCGCTCATCGCCGGGACGTAGGCCCCGCCCGCCGTGCACGACCCGAGGACGGCGGCGATCTGCGGGATGCCCGCACCCGACATCCGGGCCTGGTTGTAGAAGATCCGCCCGAAGTGGTCGCGGTCCGGGAAGACCTCGTCCTGCATGGGCAGGAAGGCGCCGCCGGAGTCGACCAGGTACACGCACGGCAGCCGGTTGTCGAGGGCCACCTCCTGTGCCCGCAGGTGCTTCTTCACGGTCATCGGGTAGTACGTGCCGCCCTTGACCGTGGCGTCGTTGGCGACGATCACGCACTCGCGGCCGCTGACCCGGCCGATCCCGGCGATCACGCCGGCCGCCGGGGCCGCTCCGTCGTACATCCCGTCGGCGGCCAGGGGAGCCAGCTCCAGGAACGGCGAGCCGGGGTCGAGGAGGGCGTCCACCCGGTCCCGGGGCAGCAGCTTGCCGCGCGCGGTGTGCCGGGCCCGCGCCTTCTCGCCGCCGCCGAGCGCGGCCACGGCGAGCTTGCCGCGCAGCTCCTCGACGAGGACGCGATGCGCCTCCTCGTTGGCCCGAAAGGCCTCCGACGCGGGGTCCGCCGCGCTCGTCAGCTCCGGTGCCTGGTCCATTCCGCGATCCCCTCACCTTGTTAATGAGCGTTAACGCATCGGCATCAGGTTAACGACCGCTAACCTCCCTGTCTAGAATTGCCCTCATGGTCACGAGAACCGACGCCCCGACGCGCCGCGAGCAGATCCTCAAGGAGGCCGCCCGGCTCTTCGCCGAGCGCGGCTTCCACGGTGTCGGCGTGGACGAGATAGGGGCCGCGGTCGGCATCAGCGGGCCCGGTCTCTACCGGCACTTCGCGGGCAAGGACGCGATGCTCGCGGAGCTGCTGGTGGGGATCAGCGGGCAGCTGCTGACGGGGGCCAAGCGCCGCCTGGCGGAGGCCGACGGGGACACCGGCCCCGCGGCGGTCCTGGACTCCCTCATCGAGGGCCACATCGACTTCGCCCTCGACGACCGTCCACTGATCACCCTGCACGACCGGGAGCTGGACCGCTTGCGCGACAGCGACCGCAAGCTGGTGCGGCAGCTGCAGCGGCAGTACGTCGAGCTGTGGGTGGAGGTGGTCCG
Coding sequences within:
- a CDS encoding biotin carboxylase N-terminal domain-containing protein, which encodes MFDTVLVANRGEIAVRVIRTLRSLGVRSVAVYSDADADARHVREADTAVRIGPAPAAESYLSVPRLLAAAATSGAQAVHPGYGFLAENAAFARACEEAGLVFIGPPADAIALMGDKIRAKETVAAAGVPVVPGGRDPELAEAARALGAPVLLKPSAGGGGKGMRLVRDLTLLDEEIAAARREARASFGDDTLLVERWVDRPRHIEIQVLADGHGNVVHLGERECSLQRRHQKVIEEAPSVLLDEATRAAMGEAAVQAARSCGYRGAGTVEFIVPGGDPSSYYFMEMNTRLQVEHPVTELVTGLDLVEWQLRVAAGERLGFAQEDVRLTGHAVEARICAEDPARGFLPTGGTVLLLREPQGDGVRTDSGLSEGSEVGSLYDPMLSKVIAYGPDRETSLRKLRGALAETVTLGVQTNAGFLRRLLAHPAVVAGELDTGLVERVVDELVTHDVPDEVYEAAAAVRLEALRPLAADGRWTDPFSVPSGWRLGGTPKPVAFHLRVQDPVEYTPRGTHTVTADRVSVTLDGVRHSFRHTADWLGRDGDAWQVRDHDPVAASLNRTAHAGADSLTAPMPGTVTVVKVAVGDEVTAGQSLLVVEAMKMEHVISAPHAGTVAELDVTPGATVAMDQVLAVIAPHEEETA
- a CDS encoding carboxyl transferase domain-containing protein — encoded protein: MDQAPELTSAADPASEAFRANEEAHRVLVEELRGKLAVAALGGGEKARARHTARGKLLPRDRVDALLDPGSPFLELAPLAADGMYDGAAPAAGVIAGIGRVSGRECVIVANDATVKGGTYYPMTVKKHLRAQEVALDNRLPCVYLVDSGGAFLPMQDEVFPDRDHFGRIFYNQARMSGAGIPQIAAVLGSCTAGGAYVPAMSDEAVIVRNQGTIFLGGPPLVKAATGEVVTAEELGGGEVHSRVSGVTDHLAEDDAHALRIVRNIAATLPARRALPWEVAPVTEPKVDPYGLYGAVPVDSRTPYDVREIIARVVDGSRFAEFKAEFGQTLVTGFARIHGHPVGIVANNGILFSESAQKGAHFIELCDQRGIPLVFLQNISGFMVGKDYEAGGIAKHGAKMVTAVACTRVPKLTVVVGGSYGAGNYSMCGRAYSPRFLWMWPNAKISVMGGEQAASVLATVKRDQLAARGEDWPAEDEEAFKAPVRAQYERQGNAYYATARLWDDGVIDPLDTRQVLGLALTACGNAPLGEPRFGVFRM
- a CDS encoding TetR/AcrR family transcriptional regulator; translated protein: MVTRTDAPTRREQILKEAARLFAERGFHGVGVDEIGAAVGISGPGLYRHFAGKDAMLAELLVGISGQLLTGAKRRLAEADGDTGPAAVLDSLIEGHIDFALDDRPLITLHDRELDRLRDSDRKLVRQLQRQYVELWVEVVRGVYPALPEPAARSAVHSVFGLLNSTPHLGRPGSLPGRGTTAILLHRMARGAFEAAATA